A stretch of Desulfobacter hydrogenophilus DNA encodes these proteins:
- the ispD gene encoding 2-C-methyl-D-erythritol 4-phosphate cytidylyltransferase: MSTAKSKETFKHIAVVVAGGKGLRMQSTVKKQFIDLEGVPVIVHTLASFDAHCRVDEIILVVPEQDLDFTCNDLLHRFSFSTPLHIIKGGVTRQDSVGNGLNKALKLCAQPETTLVLIHDGVRPFVGGNLIDRCIDGALENGACIPALGIFDTVKKADENGNILCTLDRDGLFRAQTPQVFRLDLIVKAASHARNTGFWGTDEASVCEHAKIPVAMVDGGSFNIKLTSPQDLIFASIIIQAKKEAELTGHSDFFFS; encoded by the coding sequence ATGTCTACCGCAAAAAGTAAAGAGACATTTAAACATATTGCCGTTGTTGTGGCGGGGGGGAAAGGACTGCGCATGCAGTCCACTGTTAAAAAACAGTTCATTGATCTGGAAGGTGTCCCGGTAATCGTCCATACACTTGCGTCCTTTGACGCGCACTGCCGGGTAGATGAGATTATTCTTGTGGTTCCAGAACAGGATCTGGATTTTACCTGCAACGACCTTTTGCACAGATTTTCATTTTCCACACCGTTGCATATTATTAAAGGAGGCGTTACTCGTCAGGATTCTGTGGGCAACGGACTTAATAAAGCGTTGAAACTTTGTGCGCAACCTGAAACAACATTGGTTCTGATTCATGACGGGGTGCGGCCTTTTGTAGGTGGAAATCTGATTGATCGGTGCATTGACGGTGCGTTGGAAAACGGTGCCTGCATTCCGGCCCTTGGTATCTTTGATACGGTAAAAAAGGCTGATGAAAATGGCAATATACTCTGCACCCTTGACCGGGATGGGCTGTTTCGAGCCCAGACGCCCCAGGTTTTTCGCCTGGACCTGATTGTCAAGGCTGCTTCTCATGCCCGGAATACCGGCTTTTGGGGTACGGACGAAGCGTCGGTCTGCGAACATGCGAAAATACCGGTGGCGATGGTGGACGGTGGATCGTTTAATATTAAACTCACATCTCCCCAGGATTTGATTTTCGCAAGCATAATTATTCAAGCAAAAAAAGAGGCTGAATTAACCGGGCACTCGGATTTTTTTTTTAGTTAA
- a CDS encoding ABC transporter substrate-binding protein has product MAEKPAIKIGYLKITDHFILGVTARKLQQGMETFQHCTLEPVVKNGWNEVADALSVKSLDGALILAPTAMDLFKSGVDLKLLLLAHKSGSVLVKNKRANINSVEDFAGKTVLIPYQLSIHNMLFHKLLSEKGLKPGRATEKGIDVTLEVVAPFQMPEALEYDEDGEIGGFIVAEPFGSQVIAAGHGEEFELSKNLWAKHPCCVFVMRTEIIEKHPEAIQEICTSFVRSGLAIDAQPEPASIIGADFFSQDKDIIRRVLTDPPDRILTGELYPQKEDLDVIQKYMMDKMNIMTSLIDLDKFVDTRFADVAGAK; this is encoded by the coding sequence ATGGCGGAAAAACCCGCGATAAAGATCGGATATCTTAAAATCACTGATCATTTCATTCTCGGTGTAACAGCTCGAAAATTACAACAAGGTATGGAAACCTTTCAACACTGCACACTGGAACCTGTGGTCAAAAACGGGTGGAATGAAGTTGCTGATGCCCTTTCCGTAAAATCCTTGGACGGGGCACTGATTTTGGCACCGACAGCCATGGATCTTTTCAAATCCGGTGTTGATCTCAAATTATTGTTGTTAGCCCATAAATCCGGCAGTGTTCTGGTTAAAAATAAAAGAGCCAACATCAATTCTGTTGAAGATTTCGCGGGTAAGACCGTGTTGATTCCATATCAGCTCTCCATCCACAATATGCTGTTTCACAAGCTGTTATCGGAGAAAGGCTTAAAACCCGGGCGTGCCACGGAAAAGGGAATTGATGTCACCCTTGAGGTTGTTGCACCTTTCCAGATGCCCGAAGCTCTTGAGTATGACGAAGACGGCGAAATCGGCGGGTTTATCGTAGCTGAACCATTTGGTTCCCAGGTTATAGCCGCCGGGCATGGTGAAGAATTTGAGCTGTCAAAAAATCTGTGGGCCAAGCATCCCTGTTGTGTTTTTGTCATGCGTACCGAGATTATTGAAAAGCATCCCGAAGCCATTCAGGAAATTTGCACAAGCTTTGTCCGGTCCGGGCTTGCCATTGATGCCCAGCCTGAGCCGGCTTCAATTATTGGTGCTGATTTTTTTTCCCAGGATAAGGATATTATCCGACGGGTGCTTACAGATCCGCCTGACCGGATTCTAACAGGAGAACTTTATCCCCAAAAAGAAGATCTTGATGTGATCCAGAAATATATGATGGATAAAATGAATATTATGACCTCTCTTATTGATTTGGATAAATTTGTGGACACCCGTTTCGCCGACGTTGCAGGCGCAAAATAA
- a CDS encoding HPr family phosphocarrier protein, which produces MNDTCDISFKEKANIFSYEYLQCILFIVELNDDSYLFTKKLCSKLIITSHIMEDFLDFHGAKKNKDWVFYRAISAAIRHLSLACYSQRHTLDRFDFYDFGDQNHSAFKQEALDMLRFLQDAIHQAAPVALREATRLGITIPESGYDLDYFPGIATASQLEHNIDDAIPKSNQKKNLTRISSQFLELIRDFEQFTFYERYDLETIYKLVPDIINEVTIRGYEMRVHNIQSSFDSYVVTTLQSPDAKLLGQLRSHFSIVFHILQVLGRLLHFYERHLYATGFKHVYKNISLSLSDLIDPDAVLDRATNYCLYYAGRFLSSGKAVATRVLNKNMESGTIEVGIPKDRGFHSRPSLLVAKIVQHYGGEVKLHVGKDQFDASSVLDIQWAGGKIKKEEIETVVFTGDSRALSDLKILSSVNYGEDHMGKGIPLPRELSYLI; this is translated from the coding sequence ATGAATGACACTTGTGACATATCTTTTAAAGAAAAAGCAAATATTTTTTCATATGAGTATCTTCAGTGCATTTTGTTCATTGTTGAATTGAATGACGACAGTTATCTTTTTACCAAGAAACTGTGTTCAAAACTAATCATTACCTCCCACATCATGGAGGATTTTCTTGATTTTCACGGTGCAAAAAAAAATAAGGATTGGGTGTTTTACCGTGCAATATCGGCAGCAATTCGACACCTCTCCCTTGCATGTTATTCCCAGCGCCACACCCTGGACCGGTTCGACTTTTACGATTTCGGGGATCAGAACCACAGTGCCTTTAAACAGGAAGCACTAGATATGCTTCGATTTCTTCAGGATGCCATTCACCAGGCAGCACCCGTTGCCCTTAGGGAGGCAACACGTTTGGGTATCACCATCCCGGAATCCGGTTATGACCTGGATTATTTTCCCGGCATTGCCACTGCGAGCCAACTAGAACATAATATTGACGACGCCATACCCAAAAGCAATCAGAAAAAAAATCTGACACGAATCTCCAGTCAGTTTCTTGAACTGATCCGGGATTTTGAACAATTTACCTTTTACGAACGTTATGACCTTGAAACCATTTATAAGCTTGTTCCTGATATTATCAACGAGGTGACAATCAGAGGCTATGAGATGCGGGTTCATAATATTCAGTCTTCCTTTGATTCCTATGTAGTCACGACATTGCAGTCCCCCGATGCCAAACTTTTAGGCCAGTTGCGAAGTCATTTTTCCATCGTATTTCATATTCTGCAGGTTTTGGGGCGTTTGCTTCATTTTTATGAGCGTCACCTGTATGCTACCGGATTTAAACATGTTTATAAAAATATTAGTCTGTCTCTTTCCGATCTTATTGATCCGGATGCTGTTTTGGACCGGGCCACGAATTACTGTTTATATTATGCAGGCCGTTTTTTATCCTCCGGCAAGGCTGTGGCCACAAGGGTTTTAAACAAGAATATGGAATCAGGCACAATTGAAGTGGGTATCCCCAAAGACAGGGGCTTTCACAGCCGACCAAGTCTTTTGGTTGCAAAAATCGTTCAGCATTACGGCGGAGAAGTCAAACTTCATGTGGGAAAAGACCAGTTTGATGCCTCTTCGGTCCTTGATATTCAATGGGCCGGGGGGAAAATTAAAAAAGAGGAGATTGAGACGGTCGTCTTTACCGGAGATTCCAGGGCGTTGAGTGATTTGAAAATTCTTTCCAGTGTCAATTACGGTGAAGACCATATGGGTAAGGGCATTCCCTTGCCCAGAGAATTGAGCTATTTGATTTAA
- a CDS encoding Nif3-like dinuclear metal center hexameric protein, whose product MLTVRQIIDIVDQIAPFSLAESWDNSGLQVGDPRWQVSKILIALDVTDKALSEAEKLGCDMLITHHPLIMSHEKQIDFSRMPGIAILTSARSRIAVVSAHTNLDKAQDGLNDYLAQKLGIRCTDVFLADAMNNESAGRIQGLGRIGHLGGAMTLEQLACRIKGNLGIPQVRIIGNPGSMVSTAALCSGSGGSLTTQFLGSGMDVYITGDLKYHEARDIESYGKCAVDVGHFSSESIVVELLKNRLGQMFDAGKYEISINTYDQEQDPFLTI is encoded by the coding sequence ATGCTCACGGTAAGACAGATTATTGATATTGTAGATCAAATTGCACCTTTTTCCCTGGCGGAATCCTGGGATAATTCAGGACTTCAGGTCGGTGATCCAAGGTGGCAGGTGTCCAAAATCCTAATTGCCCTGGATGTCACAGACAAGGCACTGTCCGAAGCGGAAAAGTTGGGGTGTGACATGCTGATTACCCATCATCCTCTTATCATGTCACATGAAAAACAGATTGATTTCAGCAGGATGCCTGGAATTGCCATCCTGACCAGTGCCAGATCCCGAATTGCCGTAGTTAGTGCCCATACAAACCTGGATAAAGCCCAGGACGGTTTGAACGACTATTTGGCCCAAAAATTGGGCATTCGGTGCACAGATGTTTTTCTTGCCGATGCAATGAATAATGAATCTGCGGGCCGGATTCAGGGGCTTGGACGCATTGGGCATCTTGGTGGAGCCATGACACTTGAACAACTGGCGTGCCGGATTAAAGGAAATTTGGGAATTCCCCAGGTCAGGATTATTGGCAATCCCGGAAGCATGGTATCAACAGCAGCACTGTGTTCGGGTTCAGGCGGCTCTTTGACAACTCAATTTTTAGGCTCAGGAATGGATGTATATATCACAGGCGATTTGAAATATCATGAGGCGCGGGATATAGAGTCCTATGGTAAATGCGCTGTTGATGTCGGCCATTTTTCTTCCGAATCCATTGTCGTTGAGCTTTTGAAAAACCGTCTTGGGCAGATGTTTGATGCCGGAAAATATGAAATTAGCATTAATACATATGATCAGGAACAAGATCCATTTTTAACCATATGA
- a CDS encoding serine protein kinase PrkA, with product MATTTDPKSFNHHVEAVKKGTRMFEDAFQGVSRMILDAGIRKVTVKGKTTYQFDLFNGGKRHLVGMYDEINSFVSFVKDASEGGSSREMAFVLVGEPGNGKTFFVDYLCARYREFLSIPKNMKYTFRFKNLDRLGGYGKISVIESQTYEDPMILAMSFKGSKDASMSYLSKTFKFKGKEIESLYEKYRPLGACSAYIWNQIREYCDNNSDQMMEFIEIVPVPLIESLGTITGKYPAKDKITSSAVDLMGEESIQRLLHIPDSNNPYRFDLRRGALARVAGGGIHFADEIYKNKKDLVQVYLGVIQNRTIELDGFKWPIDTLIIATSNNSEFNTFLMEREEAPIVDRCRICYVAHNTDYKLQKTLTEYAIGTDVKRSLDQEVLHQDPNLNYAASVAVVLTRLPRSDKLTPVEIMKLAAGEVAGEKSLKTLAELIDQLNQDTDITKRFGQKGLGQRNLGRAVQLLLESSETNEGKCMFALDIFNALERVVLDYVHEPADRAKFMEDLKIAKGLYRERIMTEMFNAYMDEPLAIKKDVLNYVNMIIGVDAEHLGPDMMWKYKDPQTGELRALKIDERYIKNVEERLGLKTEEQRASFRNSIRKIYGQKLSVDANYDFMDNLELVKAITDVRLKSDIAGAGSLIGALANRTNEENQKLYDRMIYTMDQKLGYCPTCAQKTIEYFCSQEDDN from the coding sequence ATGGCCACTACAACAGATCCTAAGAGCTTTAACCATCACGTCGAAGCCGTTAAAAAGGGAACCCGGATGTTTGAGGATGCATTCCAGGGGGTCTCCCGTATGATTTTGGACGCCGGTATCCGCAAGGTCACGGTCAAGGGCAAGACCACCTACCAGTTTGACCTGTTCAACGGAGGCAAAAGGCATCTGGTGGGCATGTATGACGAAATCAATTCCTTTGTCTCTTTTGTCAAGGATGCCTCCGAGGGTGGGTCTTCCAGGGAAATGGCTTTTGTCCTGGTGGGCGAGCCGGGGAATGGAAAAACTTTTTTCGTTGACTACCTGTGTGCCCGGTACCGGGAGTTTTTATCTATCCCAAAGAACATGAAATATACGTTTCGCTTCAAGAATCTTGACCGGTTGGGTGGATATGGGAAAATTAGTGTCATTGAGTCCCAGACCTATGAGGATCCCATGATTCTTGCGATGAGCTTTAAGGGAAGCAAAGATGCCTCCATGAGTTATCTTTCCAAAACATTCAAATTCAAGGGTAAGGAGATAGAAAGCCTTTATGAAAAGTATCGTCCTTTAGGTGCTTGTTCAGCCTACATTTGGAATCAGATTCGGGAATATTGTGATAATAACTCTGATCAAATGATGGAATTCATCGAAATTGTCCCGGTACCGTTGATAGAAAGTCTTGGCACGATTACCGGTAAATATCCGGCCAAAGATAAGATCACCTCTTCGGCCGTGGATCTTATGGGGGAAGAGTCCATCCAGCGTCTGCTGCATATTCCGGATTCCAACAACCCCTACCGGTTTGATCTGCGCCGGGGTGCTTTGGCCCGGGTAGCCGGTGGCGGCATCCATTTTGCCGACGAAATTTACAAAAACAAAAAGGATCTGGTGCAGGTGTATCTTGGTGTGATCCAGAACCGTACGATTGAACTGGATGGTTTTAAATGGCCCATTGACACCCTGATTATCGCCACCTCAAATAATTCCGAGTTTAACACCTTTTTGATGGAACGTGAGGAAGCACCCATTGTTGACCGGTGCCGGATTTGCTATGTGGCCCATAATACGGATTATAAACTTCAGAAAACGTTGACCGAATATGCCATCGGTACAGATGTCAAGCGTTCCCTTGACCAGGAAGTGCTTCACCAGGATCCAAATTTGAACTATGCCGCATCCGTTGCTGTGGTGCTGACCCGTCTACCCCGGTCCGACAAACTCACCCCGGTTGAAATTATGAAGCTTGCCGCAGGGGAAGTGGCTGGTGAAAAAAGCCTTAAAACCCTGGCCGAGCTCATTGATCAGCTCAACCAGGATACGGATATAACCAAACGCTTCGGCCAGAAAGGCTTGGGTCAGAGAAATCTTGGCCGGGCCGTACAGCTTCTTCTGGAATCATCTGAAACCAATGAAGGAAAGTGCATGTTTGCCCTAGATATTTTTAACGCACTGGAACGGGTGGTACTTGATTATGTTCATGAACCTGCTGACCGGGCCAAGTTCATGGAGGATTTAAAAATCGCAAAGGGCCTTTATCGGGAACGCATTATGACAGAAATGTTTAATGCATATATGGACGAACCGTTGGCCATCAAAAAGGATGTACTCAACTATGTAAATATGATCATTGGTGTGGATGCCGAGCACCTTGGACCTGATATGATGTGGAAGTACAAGGACCCCCAGACAGGCGAGCTTCGGGCCCTTAAAATTGATGAGCGATATATTAAAAACGTTGAGGAACGCCTGGGTCTTAAAACCGAAGAACAGCGGGCCTCCTTTAGAAATTCCATTAGAAAAATATATGGTCAGAAGCTGTCTGTGGATGCCAACTATGACTTCATGGACAACCTGGAATTGGTTAAAGCCATCACCGATGTCCGGCTTAAATCCGATATTGCCGGTGCTGGCTCTTTAATTGGAGCGCTGGCCAACCGGACCAACGAAGAAAATCAGAAACTGTATGACAGAATGATTTATACCATGGATCAGAAGCTTGGATATTGCCCTACTTGTGCCCAGAAAACCATAGAGTATTTCTGCAGCCAGGAAGATGACAATTAG
- a CDS encoding zinc ribbon domain-containing protein — protein sequence MSKPDIATLVKLQEAETQIVRLNDVLYEVEKKKTKLASRLKQFAAALKENVEELEILKKNCLDSENEIKIVDARIIKSNETLRNVSTNKEYQVLLREVDDNKKRKDAIETELLQIMEEREKSQAIVDESTKEYQQLEEQVKAEQNQIEEQTIKDRKLLEEYLESQKEIGTSLDPKLLDRFKRISKMNQGSAVAQAQDQVCLGCFMNIPPQLYIEVQRGNQLIFCPQCSRILYYEKS from the coding sequence ATGTCAAAACCAGATATTGCCACCCTAGTAAAACTTCAGGAGGCTGAAACTCAAATAGTCCGTCTTAATGACGTACTGTACGAGGTTGAAAAAAAGAAAACCAAACTGGCATCCAGGCTTAAACAGTTTGCAGCCGCGCTTAAGGAAAATGTCGAAGAGCTTGAAATACTTAAAAAAAATTGTCTTGACAGTGAAAATGAAATCAAGATTGTTGATGCGCGTATTATTAAAAGCAACGAAACTCTTCGCAATGTAAGCACAAATAAAGAGTATCAGGTTTTGCTCAGGGAGGTGGATGATAACAAAAAAAGAAAAGATGCAATAGAAACAGAGCTCTTACAGATCATGGAAGAGCGGGAAAAGTCCCAGGCTATTGTGGATGAAAGTACAAAAGAATATCAGCAGCTTGAAGAACAGGTTAAAGCCGAACAGAATCAGATTGAAGAACAAACCATTAAAGACCGTAAGCTTCTTGAGGAATATCTTGAAAGCCAGAAAGAAATAGGTACAAGCCTGGATCCTAAACTTTTAGATCGATTTAAACGCATTTCCAAAATGAATCAGGGATCTGCCGTTGCCCAGGCGCAGGATCAGGTATGTTTAGGGTGTTTTATGAATATTCCACCTCAGCTTTATATTGAAGTTCAGCGTGGAAATCAGTTAATATTTTGTCCCCAATGCAGCCGAATTCTTTATTATGAGAAAAGCTGA
- a CDS encoding SpoVR family protein — MELVSQHVKKIMEECKVRARNEGLKFDDETLEYIVTNRDMIELSPKIMIPTLYDYWVHDVRVLSGKGMYEAYPSNPYETVINTRPAISYYNDNNPDWLNVMIFYHVLAHIDFFQNNLFYVNTWDVDLTGQALADKRLISQLRSEKGRRWVDYIIEFSRGMDNLVGYHKALDSMLRTRNQPAVRLSRQDYYFDVFLQKIKQVSHNTYLKEIERFNACKKNIAKFFEPVHSQYPEFEQMYKKVKKNKEKPALDIMEYIIKHSPFLRAEENQWMKSVIQIVRDTSLYFQPQIRTKIMNEGWASYWHEYLFMKDERIRGHETDFAKVNATVTALPKIGLNPYALGLRLFEHIEDMQNRGCYSLEYFRLKDERNRQHFDKGNKNGHDFIFKVRENMNDFTFINKFVDQEFIDHYKLFVTGKRFNSERMTWQYYIKSKKADDYKNMVIDTLYHPPMIYVDEEKTQSGALYLIHEFENKPLKADFIENTMIGIEFIWGGPVYLETSIPVGKEQETVSPTHFLDPSAGGSGTLAAPVIREKIKWQRVCYIMDKRKLNRREVA, encoded by the coding sequence ATGGAACTTGTCAGTCAGCATGTTAAAAAAATTATGGAAGAATGCAAGGTCAGAGCCAGGAATGAAGGCCTGAAATTTGATGATGAAACCCTTGAATATATCGTTACCAACCGGGACATGATTGAACTGTCACCCAAGATCATGATTCCCACCCTGTATGATTACTGGGTTCATGATGTAAGGGTTTTGTCAGGCAAAGGCATGTATGAAGCCTATCCTTCCAATCCTTATGAAACGGTTATCAATACCCGGCCGGCCATTTCCTACTATAACGATAATAACCCGGACTGGCTCAATGTTATGATTTTTTATCATGTGCTGGCCCATATTGATTTTTTTCAGAACAATTTGTTTTATGTAAATACCTGGGACGTTGATCTTACCGGTCAGGCTCTGGCTGATAAGCGTTTGATCTCTCAACTCAGAAGTGAAAAGGGCAGACGGTGGGTGGACTATATAATTGAGTTTTCCAGGGGTATGGACAATCTGGTGGGTTATCACAAGGCCCTGGACAGTATGTTGAGAACCCGGAATCAGCCTGCTGTCAGATTATCCAGACAGGATTATTATTTTGATGTTTTTTTGCAGAAAATAAAGCAGGTGTCCCACAATACTTACTTAAAAGAAATAGAAAGGTTCAATGCATGTAAAAAGAACATTGCCAAATTTTTTGAACCGGTTCATTCCCAGTACCCGGAGTTCGAGCAGATGTATAAAAAAGTGAAAAAGAACAAGGAAAAGCCGGCTCTGGACATCATGGAGTATATTATCAAGCATTCGCCGTTTTTACGGGCCGAGGAAAATCAGTGGATGAAATCCGTGATCCAGATCGTGCGCGATACGTCATTGTACTTCCAGCCCCAGATTCGCACAAAGATTATGAATGAAGGCTGGGCCAGTTACTGGCACGAATATCTGTTCATGAAGGATGAACGTATCCGTGGGCATGAAACGGATTTTGCAAAGGTGAATGCCACGGTAACCGCCCTGCCCAAGATCGGACTCAACCCTTACGCCTTAGGTCTGCGCCTGTTTGAACATATCGAAGATATGCAGAACAGGGGATGCTATTCCCTTGAGTATTTCCGCCTGAAAGATGAGAGGAACAGGCAACATTTTGATAAAGGAAACAAAAACGGCCATGATTTTATTTTTAAAGTCAGGGAGAATATGAATGATTTTACCTTTATCAACAAATTTGTGGACCAGGAATTTATAGACCATTACAAGCTATTTGTTACCGGCAAGCGATTTAATAGCGAACGCATGACCTGGCAATACTATATTAAATCCAAGAAAGCCGACGATTATAAAAATATGGTTATCGACACCCTGTATCATCCACCGATGATATATGTTGATGAGGAAAAGACCCAAAGCGGTGCGCTTTACCTAATCCATGAATTTGAAAATAAGCCCCTTAAAGCAGATTTTATTGAAAATACAATGATCGGTATTGAATTTATATGGGGGGGCCCTGTGTACCTTGAAACCAGCATACCCGTTGGAAAAGAACAGGAAACGGTCTCTCCGACTCATTTCTTGGATCCGTCTGCAGGTGGTTCCGGAACACTGGCGGCCCCAGTTATACGTGAAAAAATTAAGTGGCAGCGGGTATGTTACATAATGGATAAACGGAAATTAAACAGACGGGAGGTGGCATGA